One stretch of Rhodoferax lithotrophicus DNA includes these proteins:
- a CDS encoding hemerythrin domain-containing protein: MPTLEWSDTLALGLPVMDDTHHEFVDLLAKVVSAPDADLLPLWRDLVSHTDEHFAREDRWMKDTGFSSTNCHTTQHQVVLQVMREGDKRGTAGDLAVVRQMADELGTWFPMHAQAMDAALALHLRGVGYDPLTGQVNMPQALPTETIHGCGGSTCSPAEAPAQEEASLA; this comes from the coding sequence ATGCCCACGCTCGAATGGTCTGACACACTGGCTCTTGGTTTGCCCGTGATGGATGACACCCACCACGAATTTGTCGACCTGCTGGCCAAAGTGGTCAGCGCCCCGGATGCAGATCTGCTGCCACTGTGGCGCGACTTGGTCTCCCATACCGATGAACACTTTGCCCGCGAAGACCGCTGGATGAAAGACACCGGCTTCTCCAGCACCAACTGCCACACCACCCAGCACCAGGTGGTGCTGCAGGTGATGCGTGAAGGCGACAAACGCGGCACGGCCGGTGATCTGGCCGTAGTCCGCCAAATGGCCGATGAGCTGGGTACCTGGTTTCCCATGCATGCCCAAGCCATGGACGCCGCACTGGCGCTGCACCTGCGGGGCGTGGGTTACGACCCGCTGACCGGCCAGGTCAACATGCCACAAGCCCTGCCGACTGAAACCATTCATGGCTGCGGTGGCTCGACCTGCTCACCTGCTGAAGCACCAGCCCAAGAAGAAGCCAGCTTGGCCTGA
- a CDS encoding N-acetylglutaminylglutamine amidotransferase, whose product MCGLCGELRFDATTPDMAAISRMSDQLARRGPDHAGSYQDGPLAFGHRRLSIIDLSSHAHQPMVDAALQLTLVFNGTIYNYRELRSELLAQGYSFFSEGDSEVILKSYHAWGPQCVNRFKGMFAFAIWDQRSGQLFLARDRFGIKPLYLNQTPQRLRFASSLPALLAGGGVDTKLDAVALHHHFTLHTVVPAPRTILQGVRKLAPASTLMIDPDGSVTEQVYWTLAATRPETPLSEAQWLEATREHLSSSVQRRLLAADVPVGVLLSGGLDSSLLVGLLADQVKDLRTFSIGFEDLGAGAEKADEFEYSDQIAAHFQTRHHKYSIPNTEVMARLPEAVAQMTEPMVSHDVIAFYLLAERVSKDVKVVMSGQGADEVFGGYFWYPKMDSSPGTPLERFSQHYFDREHAEYQQMITPAFQVGDVTSGLIAAELSKPDADEFLDQVWRLDATTLIVDDPVKRVDNMPMAWALEVRTPFLDHELVELAARMPPELKLKEGGKFPLKAISRGLIPDAVIDRPKGYFPVPALKYVRGDFLEMMRGILMSEACLRRGLYQRDYVNQLLANPEAPEHFTRINGSKLWHLALLEWWLQVHVDGHTPQAAR is encoded by the coding sequence ATGTGCGGGCTGTGCGGCGAACTGCGCTTTGACGCGACCACGCCCGACATGGCGGCCATCAGCCGCATGTCTGACCAACTGGCTCGGCGCGGGCCGGATCATGCGGGCAGCTACCAGGACGGCCCGCTGGCCTTTGGTCACCGGCGCTTGTCGATCATTGACCTCTCAAGCCACGCGCACCAGCCCATGGTGGATGCGGCGCTGCAGCTCACCCTGGTGTTCAACGGCACGATCTACAACTACCGCGAGCTGCGCAGCGAGCTGCTGGCACAGGGTTACAGCTTTTTCTCCGAAGGCGACAGTGAAGTCATCCTGAAAAGCTACCACGCCTGGGGGCCACAATGTGTGAACCGGTTCAAGGGCATGTTTGCTTTTGCCATCTGGGATCAGCGCAGCGGCCAACTGTTTCTGGCGCGGGATCGCTTTGGCATCAAACCGCTGTACCTGAACCAGACCCCGCAACGCCTGCGTTTTGCCTCCAGCCTGCCGGCGCTGCTGGCCGGTGGCGGGGTCGATACCAAGCTGGATGCGGTGGCGCTGCACCACCACTTCACCCTGCACACCGTGGTACCCGCCCCCCGCACCATCCTGCAAGGGGTGCGCAAACTGGCCCCGGCCAGTACCCTGATGATCGACCCGGACGGCAGCGTGACCGAACAGGTGTACTGGACGCTGGCGGCCACCCGCCCCGAAACCCCGCTCTCTGAGGCCCAGTGGCTGGAAGCCACCCGCGAGCATTTGTCCAGCAGTGTGCAACGCCGCCTGTTGGCCGCTGACGTGCCGGTGGGGGTGCTGCTGTCGGGCGGGCTGGATTCCAGCCTGCTGGTCGGGCTGCTGGCCGACCAGGTGAAAGATTTGCGCACCTTCTCCATCGGCTTTGAAGACCTGGGCGCAGGGGCCGAAAAAGCCGACGAGTTTGAATACTCCGACCAGATTGCCGCGCACTTTCAGACCCGCCACCACAAATACAGCATCCCCAACACCGAGGTCATGGCCCGCCTGCCCGAGGCGGTGGCGCAAATGACCGAGCCGATGGTCAGCCACGACGTGATTGCCTTTTACCTGCTGGCTGAGCGGGTCTCCAAAGATGTCAAGGTGGTGATGTCCGGCCAGGGCGCCGATGAGGTTTTTGGCGGCTACTTCTGGTACCCCAAAATGGATAGCAGCCCAGGCACGCCGCTTGAGCGCTTCAGCCAACATTACTTTGACCGTGAGCATGCCGAATACCAGCAGATGATCACCCCCGCGTTTCAGGTGGGCGATGTCACTTCCGGGCTGATTGCGGCTGAACTGAGCAAGCCCGATGCCGATGAATTTCTGGACCAGGTCTGGCGGCTCGATGCCACCACGCTGATCGTGGACGACCCGGTCAAGCGGGTGGACAACATGCCGATGGCCTGGGCGCTGGAGGTGCGCACCCCGTTTCTGGATCACGAGCTGGTTGAGCTGGCCGCCCGCATGCCGCCCGAACTCAAGCTCAAGGAGGGTGGCAAGTTCCCGCTCAAGGCGATTTCACGCGGGCTGATTCCTGATGCGGTGATTGACCGGCCCAAGGGCTATTTCCCAGTGCCCGCGCTGAAATACGTGCGGGGTGATTTTCTGGAGATGATGCGCGGCATCTTGATGTCAGAGGCCTGCCTGCGGCGCGGTCTGTACCAGCGCGATTACGTCAACCAGTTGCTGGCCAACCCCGAAGCACCCGAGCACTTCACCCGCATCAACGGCAGCAAGCTGTGGCATCTGGCGCTGCTGGAATGGTGGCTGCAAGTGCATGTGGATGGCCATACGCCGCAGGCTGCACGCTGA
- a CDS encoding NAD(P)-binding protein, whose translation MQKPFAITLDVGSSLANHTGSWRTERPVYLSRKPPCNHQCPAGENIQGWLFHAESGNYEAAWNTLVQDNPFPAIMGRVCYHTCESACNRAQLDLPVGINSVEHFLGDQAIAQGWKLPPPAAPTGKKIMVVGAGPSGLSAAYHLARMGHAVTVIEAGPLPGGMMRFGIPQYRLPRQVLDTEVQRIVDMGVEMVYNTKITNVLQAKQDGGFDAVFLAVGAHIAKRAYIPAGDSAKVLDAVSVLRSMEGEDKPLLGRRVVVYGGGNTAIDMARTAKRLGATESIIVYRRNRDKMPAHDFEVEEALQEGVMIKWLSTIKQAGESSITVEKMALDDKGFPQPTGEFETLEADSVVLALGQDVDLSLIDGVPGMVVNDGVVQVNAQMMTGHDGIFAGGDMVPAERNVTVAIGHGKKAARYMDAWLSGRVYTPAPKTEVATFDKLNTWYYSDAPKTVRPMLDIIRRQSTFEEVQGGLDESNALFEARRCLSCGNCFECDNCYGVCPDNAVVKLGPGKGFEFKYDYCKGCGICVSECPCGAIKMVPEDI comes from the coding sequence ATGCAAAAACCATTTGCCATCACACTCGATGTCGGCAGTTCGCTGGCTAACCACACCGGTTCCTGGCGCACCGAGCGCCCGGTCTACCTGAGCCGCAAACCGCCGTGCAACCACCAATGCCCGGCGGGTGAGAACATCCAGGGCTGGCTGTTTCATGCCGAATCCGGCAACTACGAGGCCGCCTGGAACACCCTGGTGCAAGACAACCCGTTTCCGGCCATCATGGGCCGGGTGTGTTACCACACCTGTGAAAGCGCGTGCAACCGGGCTCAACTGGATTTGCCGGTCGGCATCAACTCGGTGGAGCATTTTCTGGGGGATCAGGCGATTGCCCAGGGCTGGAAGCTGCCACCACCGGCAGCGCCGACCGGCAAAAAAATCATGGTGGTCGGGGCCGGGCCATCAGGCCTGTCGGCGGCCTACCATCTGGCTCGCATGGGGCATGCGGTGACGGTGATCGAAGCTGGCCCCTTGCCTGGCGGCATGATGCGCTTTGGCATTCCGCAATACCGCCTGCCCCGCCAGGTACTGGATACCGAAGTGCAACGGATTGTCGACATGGGTGTTGAGATGGTTTACAACACCAAGATCACCAATGTGCTGCAAGCCAAGCAGGATGGGGGCTTTGACGCGGTGTTTCTGGCCGTTGGCGCCCACATTGCCAAGCGGGCTTACATTCCGGCCGGTGACTCGGCCAAGGTGCTGGATGCGGTGTCGGTGCTGCGCTCCATGGAGGGCGAGGACAAACCCCTGTTGGGCCGCCGGGTGGTGGTGTACGGCGGTGGCAATACTGCCATCGACATGGCGCGTACCGCCAAACGCTTGGGTGCAACCGAGTCGATCATTGTGTACCGGCGCAACCGCGACAAAATGCCCGCCCATGACTTTGAGGTGGAAGAGGCGCTGCAAGAAGGGGTGATGATCAAGTGGCTGTCCACCATCAAACAAGCTGGCGAATCCTCCATCACGGTGGAGAAAATGGCGCTGGACGACAAAGGTTTCCCGCAGCCCACCGGTGAGTTTGAAACCCTGGAGGCTGACTCGGTGGTGCTGGCACTGGGGCAAGATGTGGACTTGTCGCTGATTGACGGTGTGCCCGGCATGGTGGTGAATGATGGTGTGGTGCAGGTCAACGCGCAGATGATGACCGGCCACGATGGCATTTTTGCCGGGGGCGACATGGTGCCGGCCGAGCGTAATGTCACGGTGGCGATTGGGCATGGCAAGAAGGCGGCGCGGTATATGGATGCCTGGCTCAGTGGCCGTGTGTATACCCCTGCACCCAAGACCGAGGTCGCCACCTTTGACAAGCTCAACACCTGGTACTACAGCGACGCCCCCAAAACCGTGCGTCCCATGCTGGACATCATCCGCCGTCAATCCACTTTTGAAGAAGTGCAGGGCGGGCTGGATGAAAGCAACGCCTTGTTCGAGGCGCGGCGCTGCCTGTCATGCGGCAATTGTTTTGAGTGTGACAACTGCTACGGTGTCTGCCCGGACAACGCCGTCGTCAAACTTGGCCCCGGCAAGGGCTTTGAATTCAAGTACGACTACTGCAAGGGTTGCGGCATTTGTGTCTCTGAATGCCCTTGTGGGGCCATCAAGATGGTGCCGGAAGATATTTGA
- a CDS encoding DUF2798 domain-containing protein: MYPQKKYHLVFSLVMGAMMVFLMTFVITLANLGWVEHFILAWAKSFTIAYVVAVPVIYFIAPVARKITHQILGMPSV, from the coding sequence ATGTATCCACAAAAAAAATATCACTTGGTTTTTTCGTTGGTTATGGGAGCCATGATGGTGTTTTTGATGACCTTTGTGATCACCCTGGCCAATTTGGGCTGGGTCGAGCACTTTATTTTGGCCTGGGCCAAATCCTTCACCATTGCCTATGTGGTGGCCGTCCCGGTGATTTACTTTATTGCCCCGGTCGCGCGCAAAATCACCCACCAAATTTTGGGCATGCCCTCGGTCTGA
- a CDS encoding DUF2799 domain-containing protein — protein MNKLVLTGFVLAAVVLAGCQSMSESECKVADWGRVGLSDGTRGESEKLLADYTEDCGKTGVVPNAQAYRKGWDEGIKHFCTAANGWREGQAGHSGKDQVCVGQTGYEGFSRALNAGLQVYRTQQRMNSNTQETNRLQKQLEASKSDDEKRQIRDRMGLIDKDQFRLRSLLGQQQLLAPQP, from the coding sequence ATGAATAAACTGGTTTTAACGGGCTTTGTGCTGGCTGCCGTGGTGTTGGCGGGTTGCCAGTCCATGTCGGAATCCGAATGCAAGGTGGCCGACTGGGGGCGGGTGGGCTTGAGTGATGGCACGCGTGGCGAGTCTGAAAAACTTTTGGCCGATTACACCGAAGACTGTGGCAAAACAGGCGTGGTGCCGAATGCCCAGGCCTACCGCAAAGGCTGGGACGAAGGTATCAAGCACTTTTGTACCGCGGCCAATGGCTGGCGTGAGGGGCAGGCCGGCCATAGCGGCAAAGATCAGGTGTGTGTGGGGCAAACCGGCTACGAGGGGTTTTCCCGTGCCCTGAATGCCGGGCTGCAGGTTTACCGCACCCAGCAGCGCATGAACAGCAATACCCAGGAAACCAATCGCTTGCAAAAGCAGCTTGAAGCGTCAAAAAGTGACGATGAGAAGCGCCAGATTCGCGACAGGATGGGCCTGATCGACAAGGACCAGTTCCGCCTGCGCAGCTTGTTGGGTCAGCAGCAACTGCTGGCACCCCAGCCCTGA
- a CDS encoding 2-oxoacid:acceptor oxidoreductase family protein has translation MFQVRIHGRGGQGVVTGAEMMSIAAFLGGRHAQAFPSFGSERTGAPVVAFCRMDDKEIRLREPIMQPDAIIIQDPTLLHQVDVFSGLKKEGYILINTTRSFEELGIGDFVKGFKPTHLLTVPASELAMKHVGRAVPNVPMLGAFAALGGLVSLEAVQKAIDEKFKGAVAQGNKAAAAEAYQIVMEEAKQEAHHA, from the coding sequence ATGTTTCAGGTTCGCATTCACGGACGGGGCGGCCAAGGGGTCGTGACCGGTGCGGAGATGATGTCCATCGCCGCTTTTTTGGGTGGCCGCCATGCCCAGGCCTTTCCCAGTTTTGGCTCGGAGCGCACCGGGGCACCGGTGGTGGCATTCTGCCGCATGGACGACAAAGAGATTCGTCTGCGCGAGCCCATCATGCAGCCCGATGCCATCATCATTCAAGACCCCACGCTGCTGCATCAGGTGGATGTGTTCAGTGGCCTGAAAAAAGAGGGTTATATCCTGATCAACACCACCCGCAGTTTTGAAGAGTTGGGTATTGGTGACTTTGTCAAAGGCTTCAAGCCAACCCATTTGCTGACCGTGCCGGCTTCCGAATTGGCCATGAAACATGTCGGCCGGGCCGTGCCCAATGTGCCGATGCTCGGCGCTTTTGCGGCTTTGGGTGGCTTGGTGTCGCTGGAGGCGGTACAAAAGGCCATTGACGAAAAATTCAAGGGCGCGGTGGCACAGGGCAACAAGGCCGCAGCCGCCGAGGCTTACCAGATCGTCATGGAAGAGGCCAAACAGGAGGCACATCATGCTTGA
- a CDS encoding universal stress protein, translated as MFKHILVPVDGSNTAQLAVGKAIGLAQAFGSQVTVIYVIDPYPFTGVGTDFAYGQAEYLSAATAEANAAVKTAKEAFASAAVTVDSSIIEAHTVWRGIVEAGVSLKADLIVMGSHGRNGFEKLVLGSVAQAVLSHTKLPVLVVRD; from the coding sequence ATGTTCAAACATATTCTGGTGCCCGTTGATGGCTCAAACACCGCGCAGTTGGCTGTGGGCAAAGCGATTGGCCTGGCACAAGCCTTTGGTAGCCAGGTGACGGTGATTTATGTGATTGACCCGTACCCCTTTACCGGTGTGGGCACTGATTTTGCCTACGGCCAGGCCGAATACCTGAGTGCGGCCACAGCCGAAGCCAATGCCGCTGTGAAAACGGCCAAAGAAGCTTTTGCCAGCGCCGCCGTGACGGTAGACAGCTCCATCATTGAAGCCCACACTGTTTGGCGCGGCATTGTCGAGGCCGGGGTGTCGCTGAAGGCTGATCTGATAGTGATGGGCTCCCATGGCCGCAACGGGTTTGAAAAACTGGTGCTGGGCAGCGTGGCCCAAGCCGTGTTGTCACACACCAAACTGCCGGTGTTGGTGGTACGCGATTGA
- a CDS encoding transketolase C-terminal domain-containing protein, whose amino-acid sequence MLEQCEGSHAVAKAVALSRPEVICAYPISPQTHIVEGLGELVKTGELTPCEFINVESEFAALSVAIGASAAGARAYTATASQGLLFMAEAVYNASGLGLPIVMTVANRAIGAPINIWNDHTDSMSMRDAGWLQLFAETNQEALDLHIQAFRIAEELSLPVMVCMDGFILTHAYERVDMPDQAQVDRFLPPYEPRQVLDPNDPVTIGAMVGPEAFTEVRYLAHAKQMQALDLIPQVATEFKAIFGRDSGGLIKTYLTEDAETIVIALGSVLGTIKDTVDDLRAEGIKVGVLGITSYRPFPISAIRDATAHAKRIVVIEKCFAVGIGGIVSRDVRSAVRNRPQPVLTVVAGLGGRAITKYSVHKLLLQAIADKLELLTFLDLDWDVVNRVLEREKAHRRSGPVAEGILRDIGTVSSHIG is encoded by the coding sequence ATGCTTGAACAATGCGAAGGCTCCCATGCCGTAGCCAAAGCGGTGGCGCTGAGCCGCCCGGAGGTGATTTGTGCCTACCCGATTTCCCCACAAACCCACATCGTCGAAGGCTTGGGTGAGCTGGTGAAGACGGGGGAGCTGACACCTTGCGAGTTCATCAATGTGGAGTCTGAATTTGCTGCCCTCAGTGTGGCCATTGGGGCCTCCGCCGCCGGGGCGCGGGCTTACACGGCCACCGCCAGCCAAGGCTTGCTGTTCATGGCTGAGGCGGTGTACAACGCCTCTGGCTTGGGCTTGCCGATTGTGATGACGGTGGCCAACCGCGCCATTGGTGCCCCCATCAACATCTGGAACGACCACACCGACAGCATGAGTATGCGTGATGCCGGTTGGCTGCAACTGTTTGCCGAAACCAACCAAGAGGCGCTGGACTTGCACATCCAGGCCTTCCGAATTGCCGAAGAGCTGTCACTGCCGGTGATGGTGTGTATGGACGGCTTCATCCTGACCCATGCCTATGAGCGGGTCGATATGCCGGATCAGGCGCAGGTTGACCGCTTTTTGCCGCCCTATGAGCCACGCCAGGTGCTGGACCCGAATGACCCGGTGACGATCGGTGCCATGGTCGGCCCCGAGGCGTTCACCGAGGTGCGCTACCTGGCTCATGCCAAACAGATGCAGGCGCTTGATTTGATTCCGCAGGTTGCTACAGAATTCAAAGCGATTTTTGGCCGCGACTCGGGTGGGCTGATCAAGACTTACCTGACAGAAGATGCTGAGACCATCGTGATTGCGCTGGGCTCGGTGCTGGGCACCATCAAAGACACGGTGGACGATTTGCGTGCTGAGGGCATCAAGGTCGGGGTGCTGGGCATCACCTCTTACCGACCCTTCCCGATTTCCGCCATCCGCGATGCCACGGCGCATGCCAAACGCATTGTGGTGATTGAAAAGTGCTTTGCAGTAGGCATTGGCGGCATTGTGTCGCGCGACGTGCGCAGTGCCGTGCGCAACCGCCCGCAACCGGTGCTGACGGTGGTTGCCGGTCTTGGTGGCCGTGCCATTACCAAATATTCTGTGCACAAATTGCTGTTGCAGGCCATTGCAGACAAGCTTGAGCTGCTCACATTTTTGGACCTGGATTGGGACGTGGTCAACCGTGTGCTGGAGCGTGAAAAAGCGCATCGCCGCTCCGGCCCGGTGGCCGAGGGCATCTTGCGCGACATTGGCACGGTGTCATCCCACATTGGCTGA
- a CDS encoding 2OG-Fe dioxygenase family protein, with product MNVFTSQPPVVEPAACTRTLLQQGFAVLDAQGVRSLSGCAENALHELGQTWADLPPDRYLKDGGHYRRRRHASYVLEQGHLRQVPHRAHWQPLEYNALHGGMQRWFEPVLPSVAEQSDWQQLLVWTGSVCSALKGVQTWFIEAHQFRIDTTDGIGRPTPEGAHRDGVDMVAVFMVNRQGIKGGESRVFEADGPQGQRFTLAQPWSVLLLDDARVIHESTPIQPLVPERASPLACFRDTLVVTLRAHGFQDDAA from the coding sequence ATGAATGTATTTACCTCCCAACCCCCTGTCGTTGAGCCCGCCGCTTGTACCCGTACCTTGCTCCAGCAAGGGTTTGCCGTTCTGGATGCTCAAGGCGTGCGATCCTTAAGTGGCTGCGCCGAAAATGCCCTGCATGAATTGGGCCAAACCTGGGCTGACTTGCCGCCAGACCGTTACCTGAAAGACGGTGGTCATTACCGTCGGCGTCGCCATGCCAGCTATGTGCTGGAGCAGGGCCACTTGCGCCAGGTGCCGCACCGCGCCCACTGGCAACCCCTTGAATACAACGCACTGCATGGCGGTATGCAGCGCTGGTTTGAACCCGTGTTACCCAGCGTGGCTGAGCAGTCGGACTGGCAGCAATTGCTGGTGTGGACTGGTTCAGTCTGCTCGGCGCTCAAAGGGGTGCAAACCTGGTTTATTGAGGCACACCAGTTCCGCATTGACACCACCGATGGCATTGGGCGGCCCACACCAGAGGGTGCACATCGTGATGGGGTGGACATGGTGGCGGTGTTCATGGTGAACCGCCAGGGCATCAAGGGTGGCGAATCCCGGGTGTTTGAGGCTGATGGCCCTCAAGGGCAGCGTTTTACCTTGGCGCAACCCTGGTCGGTTTTGTTGCTTGATGATGCCCGTGTGATTCATGAGTCCACACCCATTCAGCCCTTGGTGCCTGAACGGGCCTCACCCCTGGCCTGCTTTCGCGATACGCTGGTGGTGACGCTCAGAGCCCATGGGTTTCAGGATGATGCGGCATGA
- a CDS encoding PLP-dependent aminotransferase family protein, with product MQFATRLQNVETSAIRELFKLLGKPGIISFAGGFPDPALFDAQGIAQASAAVLASNPGPVLQYGATEGFGPLREGIAGFMAGKGASVTPEGLIVTTGSQQALDLIGKTMISPGDKVIVEAPTFLATIQCFRLYGAQIIGAPIDADGVDVDKLEALIEEHRPKLVYLIPTFGNPSGATLSLERRKRILEIAARTQTLVVEDDPYGELYFDQAPPPSLLALSADVPGSRDWLAHCGSFSKILSPGLRVGWMIAPPELLAKATMCKQFSDAHTSNLTQAICAHYLTMDRLNDTLKVVRRTYAERAQVMAESLRRELGDAIDFNQPQGGMFFWARLTGDRGQLSDATEFAQRAIDKLVAFVPGAPFYAHDPDHHTLRLSFATADVAKIAEGIARLGQAL from the coding sequence ATGCAATTTGCCACACGACTTCAAAACGTAGAAACCTCTGCCATTCGGGAGCTTTTTAAACTGCTGGGCAAGCCCGGCATCATCAGCTTTGCCGGTGGTTTCCCTGACCCGGCACTGTTTGATGCGCAAGGTATTGCCCAAGCCAGCGCCGCCGTACTGGCCAGCAACCCCGGCCCGGTCTTGCAATACGGGGCCACCGAAGGATTTGGGCCACTGCGTGAAGGCATTGCCGGTTTTATGGCCGGCAAAGGGGCCAGCGTCACGCCGGAGGGCCTGATCGTCACCACCGGCAGCCAGCAAGCGCTGGATCTGATTGGCAAAACCATGATCTCGCCGGGCGACAAGGTGATTGTGGAAGCCCCTACCTTTTTGGCCACCATCCAGTGTTTCCGGCTGTACGGCGCACAGATCATCGGCGCGCCGATTGATGCCGATGGTGTGGACGTGGACAAACTGGAAGCGTTGATCGAAGAACACCGGCCCAAGCTGGTCTACCTGATTCCCACCTTTGGCAACCCCAGTGGCGCCACCTTGAGCCTTGAGCGGCGCAAGCGTATTCTGGAAATTGCAGCCCGCACACAGACGCTGGTGGTGGAAGACGACCCCTATGGCGAGCTGTATTTTGACCAGGCCCCCCCGCCCAGCCTGCTGGCACTCAGTGCCGATGTGCCTGGCAGCCGCGACTGGTTGGCCCATTGCGGCAGTTTCAGCAAAATCCTGAGCCCTGGCCTGCGTGTGGGCTGGATGATTGCACCGCCTGAGTTGCTGGCCAAAGCCACCATGTGCAAGCAGTTCAGTGATGCCCACACCAGCAACCTGACGCAAGCCATTTGTGCCCATTACCTGACGATGGATCGCCTGAACGACACCCTGAAAGTGGTGCGCCGCACCTATGCCGAGCGCGCCCAGGTCATGGCCGAATCGCTGCGCCGTGAGTTGGGTGATGCGATCGATTTCAACCAACCCCAGGGCGGCATGTTTTTCTGGGCCAGGCTCACCGGAGATCGTGGCCAGCTCAGTGATGCCACCGAGTTTGCCCAACGTGCCATTGACAAATTGGTGGCGTTTGTGCCCGGTGCGCCGTTCTATGCGCATGACCCTGATCACCACACACTGCGCCTGTCATTTGCCACGGCGGATGTGGCCAAGATTGCGGAAGGCATCGCCCGGCTGGGGCAGGCGCTTTAG
- a CDS encoding thiamine pyrophosphate-dependent enzyme, translating to MEQSLVKFYQTGTFTVGNRLLAPEQRSVQAGAARSNSLNSGHRACQGCGEALGARYAIDAAMAATNGQLIAANATGCLEVFSTPYPETSWQMPWVHSLFGNAAAVATGIAAAMKAKGRSDVRVVAQGGDGGTTDIGFGCLSGMFERNDDVLYICYDNEAYMNTGVQRSSATPPAARTATTMSVGPHPGNEFGQGKNVPLIAMAHEIPYVATATVADLRDLEYKVTKAMSIHGARYIHIFVPCPLGWGAASHDTIKLSRLAVESGVFPVFEAERGEVTGVLKIRRQIPVEDYLRPQKRFAHLFGKKPDVATLARLQARADRNIRRFGLLGE from the coding sequence ATGGAACAGTCCTTGGTCAAGTTCTACCAAACCGGCACCTTCACCGTCGGTAACCGCTTGCTCGCCCCCGAGCAACGCAGTGTGCAGGCCGGTGCCGCACGCAGCAACTCCCTCAACTCCGGCCACCGCGCCTGCCAGGGCTGCGGCGAGGCGCTGGGCGCGCGGTATGCCATTGATGCCGCTATGGCGGCCACCAACGGCCAGTTGATTGCGGCCAACGCCACCGGTTGTCTGGAGGTGTTTTCCACACCTTACCCTGAAACCTCATGGCAAATGCCCTGGGTGCACTCCTTGTTTGGCAACGCCGCAGCGGTTGCCACCGGCATTGCGGCGGCCATGAAAGCCAAGGGCCGCAGCGATGTGCGGGTGGTGGCGCAGGGCGGTGATGGTGGTACCACCGACATCGGTTTTGGCTGCCTGTCCGGCATGTTTGAGCGCAACGACGATGTGCTCTACATCTGCTACGACAACGAGGCCTACATGAACACCGGCGTGCAGCGCTCCAGTGCCACGCCGCCGGCGGCCCGCACCGCCACCACCATGTCGGTGGGCCCCCACCCCGGCAATGAGTTTGGTCAGGGCAAAAATGTGCCGCTGATCGCCATGGCGCATGAGATTCCCTACGTGGCCACCGCCACGGTGGCCGATTTGCGTGACCTGGAATACAAGGTGACCAAGGCCATGTCGATCCACGGGGCACGCTACATCCACATTTTTGTGCCTTGCCCGCTGGGCTGGGGCGCGGCCTCGCATGACACCATCAAACTGTCGCGCCTGGCGGTGGAAAGTGGCGTATTTCCGGTGTTTGAGGCCGAGCGTGGTGAGGTCACCGGGGTGCTGAAAATCCGCCGCCAGATTCCGGTGGAAGACTACCTGCGCCCGCAAAAGCGCTTTGCTCATCTGTTTGGCAAAAAGCCCGATGTAGCCACGCTGGCCCGCTTGCAAGCGCGGGCAGACCGCAATATTCGCCGTTTTGGTTTGTTGGGGGAATAA